In Monodelphis domestica isolate mMonDom1 chromosome 3, mMonDom1.pri, whole genome shotgun sequence, the following proteins share a genomic window:
- the TSSK2 gene encoding testis-specific serine/threonine-protein kinase 2: MDDATVLRKKGYIVGINLGKGSYAKVKSAYSERLKFNVAVKIIDRKKTPTDFVERFLPREMDILATVNHRSIIKTYEIFETSDGRIYIVMELGVQGDLLEFIKCRGALHEDVARKMFRQLSSAVKYCHDLDVVHRDLKCENLLLDKDFNIKLSDFGFSKRCVRDGNGRIILSKTFCGSAAYAAPEVLQGIPYQPKVYDIWSLGVILYIMVCGAMPYDDSDIKKMLRIQKEHRVDFPRSKNLTGECKDLIYRILQPDVTRRLHIDEILSHSWMQPPKPRVMPSASFKREGEGKYRAEYKQLDARPATKQEHRPDHKLGAKTQHRLLVVPENEETKPEERLAETSKTKDHLSGSEVGKAHS; the protein is encoded by the coding sequence ATGGACGATGCCACAGTCCTAAGGAAGAAGGGTTACATCGTTGGGATCAATTTGGGGAAAGGCTCTTATGCTAAAGTGAAATCCGCTTACTCCGAGCGCCTGAAATTCAATGTGGCGGTCAAGATCATCGACCGCAAAAAAACACCCACTGATTTTGTGGAACGGTTCCTGCCCCGGGAGATGGACATCTTAGCTACCGTCAACCACCGCTCCATCATCAAGACCTACGAGATCTTTGAGACATCTGATGGGAGGATCTACATCGTCATGGAGCTCGGGGTCCAAGGAGACCTCCTGGAGTTCATCAAATGCCGGGGCGCTCTGCACGAAGACGTAGCGCGCAAGATGTTCCGCCAGCTGTCCTCGGCTGTCAAGTACTGCCACGACCTGGACGTCGTCCACAGAGATCTCAAGTGCGAGAACCTCCTCCTCGACAAAGACTTCAACATCAAGCTGTCCGACTTCGGGTTCTCCAAACGCTGCGTACGGGATGGCAACGGACGAATCATCCTCAGCAAGACCTTCTGCGGGTCAGCAGCCTACGCGGCCCCCGAGGTGCTCCAGGGCATCCCCTACCAGCCCAAGGTGTACGACATCTGGAGCCTGGGCGTGATTCTCTACATCATGGTGTGCGGCGCCATGCCCTACGATGACTCCGACATCAAGAAGATGCTGCGCATCCAGAAGGAGCACCGCGTGGACTTCCCGCGCTCCAAGAACCTGACGGGTGAGTGCAAGGACCTCATCTACCGCATCCTGCAGCCAGACGTCACCCGGCGACTGCACATCGACGAGATCCTCAGCCACTCCTGGATGCAGCCGCCCAAGCCCAGAGTCATGCCCTCGGCCTCCTTCAAGCGGGAGGGCGAGGGGAAGTACCGGGCAGAATACAAGCAGCTGGATGCCAGGCCGGCGACCAAGCAAGAACACAGGCCCGATCACAAACTAGGAGCCAAGACTCAGCACAGGCTGCTGGTGGTCCCTGAGAACGAGGAGACCAAGCCTGAAGAACGGCTGGCTGAGACGTCCAAGACCAAAGACCATCTGTCAGGATCTGAGGTGGGGAAAGCTCACAGCTAG
- the LOC100029158 gene encoding testis-specific serine/threonine-protein kinase 1-like, with protein MDDAAVLKRRGYIMGINLGEGSYAKVKSAYSERLKFNVAVKIIDRRKAPTDFLEKFLPREIEILAMLNHRSIVKTYEIFETSDGKVYIVMELGVQGDLLEFIKTRGALHEDDARKKFQQLSSAVKYCHDLDVVHRDLKCENLLLDKDFNIKLSDFGFSKRCLRDDNGRIMLSKTFCGSAAYAAPEVLQGIPYQPKVYDIWSLGVILYIMVCGSMPYDDSNIKKMLRIQKEHRVNFPRSKHLTGECKDLIYRMLQPDVNRRLHIDEILSHCWVQQLKPKSQTMTSTTATKDGESSRNTGQDLLRVPEAITDKKSTARLEPKEDPKLDTVLEKEEAVQVTRQSETLGFTAEVQHQSPQTEQGNASSPPPESVHS; from the coding sequence ATGGATGATGCTGCTGTCCTTAAGAGAAGAGGCTACATCATGGGAATAAATTTGGGAGAGGGCTCCTATGCAAAAGTGAAATCTGCTTACTCGGAGCGCCTGAAGTTCAATGTGGCGGTCAAGATCATCGACCGCAGGAAAGCCCCCACGGACTTCCTAGAGAAGTTCCTGCCCCGGGAGATCGAGATCCTGGCAATGCTGAACCACCGCTCCATCGTCAAGACCTACGAGATCTTCGAGACGTCCGACGGCAAGGTCTACATCGTCATGGAGCTCGGGGTCCAAGGAGACCTGCTGGAGTTCATCAAGACCCGGGGAGCCCTGCACGAAGACGACGCCCGGAAGAAGTTCCAGCAGCTGTCCTCGGCCGTCAAGTACTGCCACGACCTGGACGTCGTCCACCGAGACCTCAAGTGCGAGAACCTCCTCCTCGACAAAGACTTCAACATCAAGCTGTCCGACTTCGGGTTCTCCAAACGCTGCCTCCGGGACGACAACGGGCGGATCATGCTCAGCAAGACCTTCTGCGGGTCGGCGGCCTACGCGGCCCCCGAGGTGCTCCAGGGCATCCCCTACCAGCCCAAGGTGTACGACATCTGGAGCCTGGGCGTGATTCTCTACATCATGGTGTGCGGCTCCATGCCCTACGACGACTCCAACATCAAGAAGATGCTGCGCATCCAGAAGGAGCACCGCGTCAACTTCCCGCGCTCCAAGCACCTGACGGGCGAGTGCAAGGACCTCATCTACCGCATGCTGCAGCCCGACGTCAACCGGCGGCTGCACATCGACGAGATCCTCAGCCACTGTTGGGTGCAGCAGCTCAAGCCCAAGTCTCAGACCATGACTAGCACCACGGCCACCAAGGATGGGGAGAGCTCCCGGAACACGGGCCAGGATCTGCTCAGGGTCCCAGAGGCCATCACGGACAAGAAGTCCACAGCCAGGCTGGAGCCAAAGGAGGATCCCAAGTTGGACACGgtcttggagaaggaagaggcagTGCAGGTGACCAGGCAGTCGGAGACACTGGGCTTCACTGCGGAAGTGCAGCACCAATCCCCTCAAACCGAGCAAGGGAACGCCTCCTCGCCGCCCCCAGAATCCGTGCACAGCTAA